Below is a window of Dromiciops gliroides isolate mDroGli1 chromosome 5, mDroGli1.pri, whole genome shotgun sequence DNA.
CCTGGGATCCTACTTGCTCCAATGGTCCTGACCTTTCAAAGCCACATTGGAACTAATTCACCAGGGGCCAGAGGGTGGGAAGGAAACTTTTTGCCTAAGATAGATCACAAGGATGGCCTCCCCCCATTATTCATCACCTGGGGCCATGTGAGCAGAAACTTCACCTCAGCTAGCAAGTGCCCAGGCTTGCCAGCAGAGGAGGGGCCAGGAGTGACCCCACAGCCCAGAAGCAAGCCTAGGACaggaagagcactggacttggagacgCCAATCCAGGATCTACCCTTTCTTTCTGGTGCCACTCCAAACCCATTCCTTGGacagcctcaggttcctcctcaCACTGCCTGAtgcactggatgaccttggacaGCTACAGCAGTGAGTgtgctcttcctcttcccccccaaCCTCAGGTCACTCCTGGCACTTACTCTGATTGGTCCAGATTGGCTGAGACCACAGAGTTTGATCCTCCACAAAACCACTTGATGTATTTACCAAGACGTATTTGAAcctgaaaggagaaagaacaggAGGAGTCACAAAGGAAGGTTGTAGCATTGATAGAAAAAGAtttgaaagggagaggaggaagaggagaaaaagaagatagatagaatgcaggggcagctaggtggcacagtggatagaacaccggccctgtattcaggaggacccgagttcaaatctggcctcagacacctgacacttactagctgtgtgaccctgagcaagtcacttaaccttcattgcccccgccccccccaaaagaatataaagatAGAATGCAGAgcattagagctgggaggaagctTAGCTTGGGGAATGTCAGGGAACCTCAGAGTTAGGAGGGAGCTTAGCACAGGGAacctcagagctgggagaggtgTCAGCACAGAGAACATAAAATCTTAGAGGTAATCTCGGAGACCATGTAGGCTACACCCTTCACTTTCCAGGAGGGGAGAATGAGGCCCAGGAAGAATCACTATAGGAATTAGTGGCATGCTCCACAAGAGAAGGCCAAGGGGGGCAGGCTTCTCCAAGGGCCCTGAAGAAACATGGGGTGAATTAGATGGGATTCCATCCTTGTTTTCCTTGGCCCCAGAGGCCAAACCAGGAGAAGTGGGGGAGGTTTCATGGACATAGATTTGGGTTCAATGGAAggtaaatcattttattattattattattttttttttagtgaggcaattggggttaagtgacttgcccagggtcacacagctagtaagtgtctgaggccggatttgaattcaggtactcctgactccagggccggtgctctatccactgtgccacctagctgccccggtaaatCATTTTAATGAGCAGAGCTGTCCTGGAAGAGTGTGGTTCATCCCAGGGGGTGGCGAGTGCCCCCGAGCCAGAGATTTTCTGGCAGAGGCTGGAGGATTGTTTGTCAAGGGTGATgtcgggggaggggggtggggaggattctTGCTCAGGTGTGGGTTGTCCCAAGTGACTTGAGAGGGCCTTGCAGCTCTAGCATCCATGATTCTGACTTAGGGGCTGCCCCTGTGGGAATGGAAGCCTACTTACCTGTATTCTGTGGCCCTTGTGAGAGGGGGGTTGCAGGTCCCCTCAAAGTTGGGGTCCAGTAAACAGTAGGTATCACCCCCAACCCTGACCAGATAGGCACTCAGGATCTCAGCAGCTTTGTTCACGTCCCCAGCCTCGTCCAGATTGGGCAGGTCTTCGCACTGAGGCATGATGAAGGATGCAGCCTTGTACGGTCCTCTCTGACCCCCGGCAGTCTCGAAGAATGTGCTGTTGATTGGGAAGCTGCGATTGTCCTGGATGGCCGCCTGACCAATGCTCCCTAAAAGGCAGCTCCCCAGTGGGAGGTCCATCATCAGTGCATGATCAGCACCTTCCCTGTGGACAGCAGCCATCTCCCGGAGCATCACCTTGGTCCTCCCTCACTGCCAGGGTGGGGAGGGCAAGACACGCTAAGATTCATCATAGCACAGGAAGATGCCCATTTCTGGCttttatgaaacattttataaatgcgCCGTGTCTTCTacgatcttcacaacaaccctgcaaggcagGGGTGACCCCTGTCCCCCTagatcttccccttcccttccaccccAAAATCAGTAGAGTGGAAAGAAACCTGCTGCCTCCAGCCTCTGGAACTCACTgggcatgaccctgggcaagccacctaataggcctgggcctcaatttcctccattGTGAAGTGTTGGGGCTGGACTTGAAGGCTTCTGAGATCtcatctggctctaaatctaaaCCTGtgacctatgattctatgacacaGAGGCAGTCAGAGGTTATGGGGAGCCGTGCCTAGAGCCTGGGAAGGGAATCCATATTCacacagcacctactatgtgccagggaacATGCTTaggtgctttttataaatattagccaATTTGGTCTTCAAGACAACCCTGAGAAGCAGGGGCTcccatgcccattttacagttgaagaggTTGGGAGAACAGCAGGTGAGAAGGTGTGGTTGcgtgagtggggagggggggggagggaagacacAGAGGGATTGTCCCAATAAAGGAGTGAGTCTATTAGGAGTAACCTGAGGGAGAGGCTGCAGAGGAGCTTCTGCTGCTGTCAACCAAGGACCCAGAGCCATGGGCTAATTCAGATGTGCCACTACAACAAGGCTTCAGGGAAGAACAAAATCTGCTGCAATCACACTAAGGATAATAATTTCTGAAGCTCCTAGTTTGATCCAAAGCGGAATAAGCATCTCCTCTGGGAAGCCCCAATAAGTGGCCAACCAGCCTCTGCTTGGATACCTCAAGAAATGAAGAGCTCACTACCTTTTGAGGCTACTCAGGCCACTTTCAGACAACACTGATGCTTAGGGAGGAACTTTCCCCGTGGCTCCCAGTTCTGCCATCTGGGATTAAGAAGAACAAGACTAATTCTCCTTGACCATGACAGTGCTTAACACACTTGAAAATACCTAGCCTAACCCTACCTTCATCAAGTTGCAGCAAGACCagtttttaagaaagaaattgatAATTGGATATGGACGAAGGTGgcatgggctgccttgggaagtagtgaTCTCTCTCCATCCCTGAACTGCTTTTAGAGGAGGCTAAAGGGTGCAAATTAGTAGGAATATAGCCAAAGTTGGATGCTATTccatcctcctttcctctctcttgggCAAATGCTGGATCAAGCTGGGGGCAAGGAAGCAGAAAAGGTTAACCCTTGCCTCAGGAGAATTGGATACCAGGTGTGACTCAGCCATCACCTCTCTCAGTGAAGTTGTGCCCTGCTCCTCTGGCCAGTGAAGAGTGGGGAGAGTGGGTGATCTCCAAGAGCCCTGCCAGCCCTGGCCTCCCGGGAGCTGGGCACAAGAACTGAGCTCACCCGAGTTCACCATCACGTACAAGTTGACCTTATAGGAGTCAGTCTGTGGAACAGAGGCTTTGAACATGCAGAAGGGCTTCTCCAGGGTGATGGTGGTCAAGGTGGGGTTGTTTGTGGCAAACATGATGCTGGCCAGCTGAGGCTCCAAGTCCACCGCTGGGAAGGCAAACAGGGCAGCTGAAAAGGGACCCCAAAGGCCAGGGAgcccacccctcattttacaaccgGAGAGACCAAGGCTCAGAGCACTGAAGGGACTTGTGCAGAAGCACAGCCGGTGGGTATCTGAGGCACCATCTGACCCCACATCTGGTGCTCTGGCCATGGGCCCCTCT
It encodes the following:
- the UPK3A gene encoding uroplakin-3a isoform X2; amino-acid sequence: MRPLWAALALGCTRCGVRWSVDLEPQLASIMFATNNPTLTTITLEKPFCMFKASVPQTDSYKVNLYVMVNSGSIGQAAIQDNRSFPINSTFFETAGGQRGPYKAASFIMPQCEDLPNLDEAGDVNKAAEILSAYLVRVGGDTYCLLDPNFEGTCNPPLTRATEYRFKYVLVNTSSGFVEDQTLWSQPIWTNQISPYSEIDTWPGRRSGAMIVITSILSTLVFFLLLGFAAAVVFSFLGVGSSDLETQHETQISQDVVPKVQGPSEPFYSSVNRRQSLDRAEVCTSKLQD
- the UPK3A gene encoding uroplakin-3a isoform X1 — its product is MQAPLLPRHLAMRPLWAALALGWLPLSLAVDLEPQLASIMFATNNPTLTTITLEKPFCMFKASVPQTDSYKVNLYVMVNSGSIGQAAIQDNRSFPINSTFFETAGGQRGPYKAASFIMPQCEDLPNLDEAGDVNKAAEILSAYLVRVGGDTYCLLDPNFEGTCNPPLTRATEYRFKYVLVNTSSGFVEDQTLWSQPIWTNQISPYSEIDTWPGRRSGAMIVITSILSTLVFFLLLGFAAAVVFSFLGVGSSDLETQHETQISQDVVPKVQGPSEPFYSSVNRRQSLDRAEVCTSKLQD